A genomic segment from Corylus avellana chromosome ca5, CavTom2PMs-1.0 encodes:
- the LOC132181717 gene encoding putative pentatricopeptide repeat-containing protein At1g12700, mitochondrial, whose amino-acid sequence MPRRAPAFLLQKMRSAAEPRSSLVFLWNHYYQVRLSIRAQNHLYCSFSSREDVETRARFLNSVRHQCRSGSLRNLDEALGFFDRMIHLHPLPCVVDFNQLLSAIARMKHFSSVITLIKKMELLGILPDVYTLNILINCFCHMNRVDFGFSVFARIFKLGYQPNSASLNTLVKGLCLDGKINQAVSLVGEMSRRGYGPDMFTYGTIINGLCKIGETSVAIELLKKMEEANLKFDVVQYNTIIYSLLKDRLLTEALNLFSQMTSKGIQPDLFTYNSLIQGLCNLRHWNEVTTLLKEMVHRKTMPDVTTFNILISALCKEGMLTEANDAFDLMIQRGLEPNTITYTSLIDGYCLQTRMEDAVKAFNMMVEKGCSPSVISYSILINGYCKNRRIDEAMSLFHEMSNKGVNPDVVTYTTLIGGFCRVKRPKAAQELLRKMQTIGEYPDLLTYSVLLHGLLKNKFFSEAMELYRAMEDKKLCITIRIYNILIDGMCTTGKLMTAKELFYSLATKGFKPDTCTYNTIIKGLCIEGLLNEASALLKEMIETGCSPNNFTYNTIIRGLLKHNETSKAMELLQVMISNGFSAHTTTAAMLVNLSSANPTDKTLKEVLQKLP is encoded by the coding sequence ATGCCCAGAAGAGCTCCTGCTTTTCTTCTTCAGAAAATGCGTAGCGCTGCTGAACCCAGGAGCTCTCTTGTTTTTCTGTGGAACCATTATTATCAGGTAAGGCTTTCAATCCGTGCTCAAAATCATCTCTATTGTAGTTTTAGCTCTAGAGAGGATGTGGAAACCCGCGCTAGGTTCTTGAACTCTGTGAGACATCAATGCAGATCTGGAAGCTTAAGGAATCTTGATGAAGCCTTAGGCTTCTTTGATCGAATGATTCACTTGCACCCTTTGCCTTGCGTTGTGGATTTCAATCAATTGCTGAGCGCGATTGCAAGAATGAAGCATTTCTCGAGTGTCATTACTctgattaaaaaaatggaactgTTAGGAATTCTTCCCGATGTTTACACTCTTAATATCTTGATTAATTGCTTTTGCCATATGAACCGGGTGGATTTTGGGTTCTCTGTCTTCgcaagaatttttaaacttggTTATCAACCCAACTCTGCAAGTCTAAATACTCTTGTCAAGGGGCTGTGTCTTGATGGTAAAATCAATCAAGCTGTGAGTTTGGTAGGTGAAATGAGTAGGAGAGGGTATGGACCTGATATGTTTACCTATGGAACAATAATCAATGGTTTGTGTAAAATAGGGGAGACCAGTGTGGCTATTGAGTTGCTTAAGAAGATGGAAGAAGCGAATTTGAAATTTGATGTTGTGCAGTATAACACTATCATTTACAGTTTATTGAAGGACAGATTGCTAACCGAAGCTTTGAACCTTTTCTCTCAAATGACAAGTAAAGGCATTCAGCCAGATCTCTTCACATACAATTCCTTAATCCAGGGCTTATGCAACCTCCGCCATTGGAATGAGGTAACTACACTATTGAAAGAGATGGTGCATAGGAAGACAATGCCAGATGTGACAACCTTCAACATATTGATCTCCGCGCTTTGCAAAGAAGGTATGCTGACAGAGGCAAACGATGCTTTTGATCTGATGATTCAGAGAGGCCTGGAGCCTAACACAATTACATATACTTCATTGATTGATGGTTATTGTTTGCAAACGAGAATGGAGGATGCAGTCAAAGCATTTAATATGATGGTTGAGAAAGGTTGTTCACCTTCTGTTATTAGCTATAGCATATTGATCAATGGGTAttgtaaaaatagaagaattgaCGAGGCAATGAGTCTCTTTCATGAAATGTCTAACAAGGGAGTAAATCCCGATGTTGTCACTTACACCACTCTTATAGGTGGGTTTTGTCGAGTGAAGAGACCTAAGGCTGCCCAAGAGCTACTGCGTAAGATGCAAACTATTGGTGAATATCCAGATCTCCTAACTTACTCTGTTCTATTACATGGTCTGCttaagaacaaatttttttctgaaGCAATGGAATTGTATCGGGCGATGGAAGACAAAAAGTTGTGTATTACTATTAGGATATACAACATcttgattgatggtatgtgtaCTACTGGAAAACTTATGACTGCAAAAGAACTTTTTTATAGTCTTGCTACCAAAGGTTTCAAACCTGATACTTGCACTTACAATACAATTATCAAAGGGCTTTGCATAGAGGGTCTACTAAATGAAGCGAGTGCCCTACTCAAGGAAATGATCGAGACAGGTTGCTCACCGAACAACTTCACATACAACACAATCATCCGAGGGCTACTGAAACATAATGAGACTTCAAAGGCTATGGAACTTCTTCAGGTAATGATTAGCAATGGCTTCTCAGCACATACGACCACTGCAGCCATGTTAGTTAACCTTTCTTCTGCAAATCCAACGGATAAAACACTTAAAGAGGTGCTTCAAAAGCTTCCATGA
- the LOC132182374 gene encoding G-type lectin S-receptor-like serine/threonine-protein kinase At4g03230 — translation MSPEYTQNGMFSFKSDVFSFGVVLLEIISGRKNDAIMSLISYVWRLLDEKKVLDLVDQALREDCNVDQLVKCANIGFLCLQDDPNDRPTMLNVVTMLDSEAATIPTPKRPSLVPGTCLSSTTSSSTTRPNTLTESTSSFG, via the exons ATGTCTCCGGAGTACACACAAAATGGAATGTTTTCATTCAAATCCGATGTTTTTAGCTTTGGTGTGGTTCTACTTGAGATTATAAGTGGAAGAAAGAATGATGCCATCATGAGCCTTATAAGTTAT GTTTGGAGATTGTTGGATGAAAAGAAGGTGTTGGATTTAGTGGACCAGGCTCTACGTGAAGACTGCAATGTAGATCAGTTAGTGAAGTGTGCAAATATTGGATTCTTATGCTTACAAGACGACCCAAATGACCGCCCCACCATGTTAAATGTTGTTACCATGCTTGACAGTGAAGCTGCAACAATTCCAACTCCAAAACGACCATCTTTGGTTCCAGGGACGTGCCTTTCTAGCACAACTAGTTCTTCTACTACTAGACCGAACACTCTTACAGAATCAACTAGTAGTTTTGGATGA
- the LOC132181139 gene encoding vacuolar sorting protein 18-like produces MDPGRQVFTVDLLERYAAKGRGIITCMAAGNDVILLGTSKGWIIRHDFGVGDSYEIDLSVGRPGEQSIHRVFVDPGGSHCIAVVVGSGGSDTFYTHAKWTKPRVLSKLKGLVVNAVAWNRQQITEASTKEVVLGTDNGQLHEIAVDEKDKKEKYIKFLFEFTELPEAFMDLQMETASMINGTRYYVMAVTPTRLYSFTGIGSLEAVFASYLERAVHFMELPGEIPNSELYFYIKQRRAVHFAWLSGAGIYHGGLNFGAQHSSPNGDENFVENKALLDYSKLSEGAEAVKPSSMAVSEFHFLLLIGNTVKVVNRICEQIIEELQFDQTSESVSRGIIGLCSDATAGLFYAYDQNSVFQVSVNDEGRDMWKVYLDMKEYAAALANCRDPLQRDQVYLLQAEAAFASKDYLRAASFFAKINYILSFEEITLKFITISEQDALRTFLLRKVDNLAKDDKCQITMISTWASELYLDKINRLLLEDDTAVDNRNSEYQSIIKEFRAFLSDCKDVLDEATTMRLLESYGRVEELVYFASLKEQYEIVVHYYIQQGEAKKALEVLQRPAVPIDLQYKFAPDLIMLDAYETVESWMATKNLNPRKLIPAMMRYSSEPHAKNETHEVIKYLEYCVHRLHNEDPGVHNLLLSLYAKKEDDSALLRFLQCKFGKGQENGPESFHDPKYALRLCLKEKRMRACVHIFSMMSMHEEAVALALQVDLELAMAEAEKVEDDQDLRKKLWLMVAKHVIKQEKGAKRENIRKAIAFLKETDGLLKIEDILPFFPDFALIDDFKEAICSSLEDYNKQIEELKQEMNDATHGADNIRNDISALAQRYAVIDRDEECGVCRRKILTVSREYQMARGYTSIGPMAPFYVFPCGHAFHAQCLIAQVTRCTNETQAEYILDLQKQLTLLGGEARKDSNGSLIEDSITSMTPADKLRSQLDDAIASECPYCGDLMIREISLPFVLPEEARQVTSWEIKPHNLGNQRTLSLPL; encoded by the exons ATGGATCCAGGAAGACAGGTATTCACGGTGGATCTTCTGGAAAGATACGCGGCCAAAGGACGCGGGATTATCACGTGCATGGCCGCCGGAAACGACGTCATTTTACTGGGCACCAGTAAAGGCTGGATCATTCGCCACGATTTCGGGGTCGGCGACTCCTACG AGATTGATCTCTCTGTGGGACGTCCTGGGGAGCAATCGATCCACAGGGTTTTTGTTGATCCGGGAGGGAGCCATTGTATTGCCGTCGTTGTTGGTAGTGGAGGTTCTGATACTTTTTACACTCATGCGAAGTGGACCAAGCCTCGAGTTTTAAGCAAATTGAAAGGTCTTGTGGTGAATGCTGTTGCCTGGAATAGACAACAGATCACAGAAG CTTCTACAAAGGAAGTGGTTCTTGGTACGGACAATGGCCAGCTTCATGAGATTGCCGTGGATGAGAAGGACAAGAAGGAGAAGTACATCAAGTTTCTTTTCGAATTTACAGAACTTCCTGAAGCTTTCATGGATTTACAG ATGGAAACGGCTAGCATGATCAATGGAACTAGATACTATGTGATGGCTGTTACTCCTACTCGACTTTACTCTTTCACTGGAATCGGTTCGCTAGAG GCTGTTTTTGCAAGTTATTTAGAACGTGCAGTGCATTTCATGGAACTTCCTGGGGAAATACCAAACAG TGAACTGTATTTCTACATCAAGCAAAGAAGAGCTGTACATTTTGCGTGGCTTTCTGGAGCTGGTATCTATCACGGTGGCTTGAATTTTGGAGCACAGCATAG TTCTCCAAATGGAGATGAAAATTTTGTGGAGAACAAGGCTCTATTGGACTATTCAAAGTTGTCTGAAGGTGCTGAAGCGGTTAAACCCAGTTCTATGGCAGTCTCTGAATTCCATTTCTTGCTTCTTATTGGGAATACGGTCAAG GTTGTAAATAGAATATGCGAGCAAATCATAGAGGAACTTCAGTTTGATCAAACATCGGAGTCAGTTTCAAGGGGTATCATTGGATTATGTAGTGATGCCACTGCTGGATTGTTCTATGCATACGACCAAAACTCAGTTTTTCAG GTGTCTGTCAATGATGAAGGTCGGGATATGTGGAAAGTTTATCTGGACATGAAAGAGTATGCTGCAGCTTTAGCAAATTGTCGTGACCCACTCCAGAGAGACCAAGTCTATTTACTACAG GCTGAAGCTGCATTTGCCTCCAAGGATTATCTGAGAGCAGCATCTTTCTTTGCAAAA ATTAACTACATATTATCATTTGAGGAGATCACTCTAAAGTTTATTACCATAAGTGAACAG GATGCTTTGAGAACTTTCTTACTGCGGAAGGTTGATAATCTTGCAAAGGATGATAAATGCCAAATAACAATGATCTCCACTTGGGCTTCTGAATTGTACTTGGACAAG ATAAACCGGCTACTCTTGGAAGATGACACTGCTGTGGATAATCGGAATTCAGagtaccaatcaatcatcaaagaaTTTCGTGCTTTTCTCAGTGATTGCAAGGATGTATTGGATGAAGCAACTACAATGAGACTTTTAGAGAG TTATGGTCGGGTTGAAGAATTGGTATATTTTGCCAGTCTAAAGGAGCAGTATGAAATTGTTGTTCACTACTATATTCAG CAAGGAGAAGCAAAGAAAGCATTGGAAGTTCTTCAAAGACCTGCTGTTCCTATAGACCTTCAG TACAAGTTTGCCCCAGACCTGATCATGCTTGATGCATATGAAACTGTGGAGTCATGGATGGCCACAAAAAACCTGAATCCGAGGAAACTGATTCCTGCAATGATGCGTTATTCAAGCGAACCTCATGCAAA GAATGAAACACATGAAGTCATCAAATATTTGGAATACTGTGTTCATCGTTTGCATAATGAGGATCCTGGAGTTCACAACTTGCTGCTCTCTTTGTATGCGAAGAAG GAAGATGATAGTGCACTTTTGCGTTTCCTACAATGCAAGTTTGGGAAAGGACAGGAAAATGGCCCCGAATCCTTCCATGATCCCAAGTATGCCTTGCGCCTATGCCTCAAGGAAAAGCGAATGCGTGCCTGTGTACATATATTCAGCATGATGTCTATGCATGAAGAAGCAGTTGCTCTTGCCCTACAG GTTGACCTTGAGCTTGCAATGGCTGAAGCTGAGAAGGTTGAAGATGACCAAGACTTAAGAAAGAAGCTTTGGCTCATGGTCGCCAAGCATGTTATTAAACAGGAAAAGGGGGCTAAAAGGGAGAACATACGGAAGGCTATAGCGTTTCTGAAAGAAACTGATGGCCTTTTAAAGATTGAGGATATATTACCATTCTTTCCAGACTTTGCTCTGATTGATGACTTCAAA GAGGCAATTTGCTCATCACTAGAGGATTACAACAAGCAAATTGAAGAACTAAAGCAGGAGATGAATGATGCAACGCATGGTGCAGACAACATCAGAAATGATATCAGTGCACTTGCTCAAAGATATGCTGTGATTGATCGTGACGAGGAATGCGGG GTTTGTAGGCGTAAAATCTTAACTGTGAGTAGAGAATACCAGATGGCTCGTGGTTACACATCAATAGGACCAATGGCTCCTTTCTATGTCTTTCCATGTGGACATGCCTTCCATGCACAATGCCTGATTGCACAAGTGACACGTTGTACCAATGAAACTCAA GCAGAATACATACTGGATCTGCAGAAGCAACTTACTTTGTTGGGTGGGGAAGCAAGGAAGGATTCAAACGGTAGCCTAATTGAGGATTCCATAACTAGCATGACACCTGCAGATAAG CTTCGATCACAGCTGGATGATGCCATAGCCAGCGAATGCCCATATTGTGGTGACTTGATGATCCGTGAGATCTCTTTGCCTTTTGTCCTCCCGGAAGAAGCTCGGCAGGTTACATCGTGGGAGATAAAACCACATAATCTTGGAAACCAGAGGACCCTTTCTTTACCTTTATGA
- the LOC132182583 gene encoding uncharacterized protein LOC132182583 gives MSALQYQDAINAPDLQIWNNAAFDNEESEGSGAIKASWSNMDAVNLSESFESDCSKENLSPVGMKSPVYEKSSVPIKPLCPNSLIGNLQGKKLKVLLETPVVLKKGCEEKEEKERFCDEIKIDSEIEEIEKEISRLSSRLATLRLEKAERNAMKTVERRGRIVPAKFMEPKQSSKNSDLVRKIEETSMSSVKPKINRRGMSLGPSEIFSGARARQPGKPEITPVQSIQSRRKSCFWKLQDIDELKVIKERGKSLSLSPKSRKTVSKTQAPKQAATTAGSKKPVKKEDGVLSSIQPKKLFKDGEKEKSVTAKKPLKPGRVVASRYNQTNGNSRLSDGRKRSLPENDKEDGKRCDKRRASLVGKSGGNKGTESRLKKRWEMPSEVIVFEGEEGESAESIAEMGGVLPKIRTIRCVNETPRDSGPAKRFAELIGRRSHFDNEEEAEPSVWQALSFEEEDAEEE, from the coding sequence ATGAGTGCTCTTCAATACCAAGATGCCATCAACGCCCCAGACCTCCAGATATGGAACAATGCCGCCTTTGACAACGAAGAATCCGAAGGCTCGGGCGCCATTAAAGCTTCCTGGTCTAATATGGACGCAGTGAACCTGTCCGAGTCGTTTGAATCCGATTGCAGCAAAGAAAATCTGAGCCCTGTGGGGATGAAATCCCCTGTATATGAGAAATCTTCGGTACCGATTAAGCCGCTTTGCCCGAACAGCCTTATCGGGAACTTGCAAGGGAAGAAATTGAAGGTTCTGCTTGAAACTCCGGTGGTATTGAAGAAGGGATgtgaagaaaaagaggaaaaagaaagattttgtGATGAGATAAAGATTGATTCGGAGATTGAAGAGATTGAAAAGGAGATTAGTAGGTTATCGTCCAGGCTCGCAACGCTTCGGCTGGAAAAGGCTGAGCGGAATGCGATGAAGACCGTCGAAAGGCGCGGAAGGATCGTACCGGCTAAGTTCATGGAGCCGAAACAGAGTTCGAAGAATTCAGATTTGGTGAGAAAGATTGAAGAAACTTCAATGTCAAGCGTGAAACCGAAGATTAACCGACGGGGTATGAGCTTGGGGCCCTCGGAGATATTCTCCGGAGCCAGAGCTCGGCAGCCGGGCAAGCCAGAGATCACACCGGTCCAGTCAATACAGAGTCGCCGGAAATCATGCTTTTGGAAGCTTCAAGATATTGATGAGTTGAAAGTGATCAAAGAAAGGGGGAAGAGTCTGAGTCTTAGTCCAAAATCACGCAAAACTGTGTCAAAGACTCAAGCTCCGAAGCAAGCCGCAACTACGGCGGGGTCTAAAAAGCCTGTAAAGAAAGAAGATGGGGTTCTTTCATCAATTCAGCCAAAGAAGCTGTTTAAAGATGGAGAAAAGGAAAAGTCAGTGACCGCAAAGAAACCATTGAAGCCTGGCAGGGTTGTGGCGAGTCGGTATAATCAGACTAATGGGAATTCGAGACTGAGCGATGGGAGGAAGCGGTCTCTACCGGAAAATGATAAGGAGGATGGTAAGAGGTGTGACAAAAGACGCGCTTCATTGGTTGGAAAATCAGGTGGGAATAAAGGAACGGAGAGCCGGTTGAAGAAGCGGTGGGAGATGCCGAGTGAGGTAATTGTGTTCGAGGGTGAGGAGGGTGAGTCTGCAGAGTCAATTGCTGAGATGGGTGGCGTGCTTCCCAAGATTAGGACTATCCGGTGCGTGAATGAGACTCCAAGAGACTCGGGACCGGCCAAAAGATTTGCTGAATTGATTGGGAGGAGGTCGCATTTCGACAATGAGGAGGAGGCGGAGCCTTCAGTTTGGCAGGCTTtgagttttgaagaagaagatgctgAGGAAGAATGA